In Deltaproteobacteria bacterium, the following proteins share a genomic window:
- a CDS encoding cupin domain-containing protein gives MSGASRRAFSSSFWSSPMISRNSWRLCLAFALSACVSGPHFYVQYGNEYREIELDKILAENPIGPQENIKVANLGRSESASQHVVQIRDREIPHVHKIHDVTVTMMRGQGYLVMDKNRINLKAGDVVHIPRGVMHYFVNTHREPSVAMAVYAPAFDGKDTHPVQEP, from the coding sequence ATGTCTGGGGCGTCACGGCGCGCATTCTCGTCCAGTTTCTGGAGCTCGCCTATGATTTCAAGAAATAGTTGGAGGCTCTGCCTCGCGTTCGCGCTGTCCGCCTGCGTATCCGGGCCGCATTTCTACGTGCAGTACGGCAACGAGTACCGCGAGATCGAGCTCGACAAAATTCTTGCGGAAAATCCCATCGGGCCGCAGGAAAATATCAAAGTAGCGAACCTGGGCCGCTCAGAGAGCGCCAGCCAGCATGTTGTCCAGATTCGCGACCGCGAAATTCCTCACGTGCACAAGATCCACGACGTCACCGTGACCATGATGCGCGGGCAAGGCTATTTAGTTATGGATAAGAACCGCATCAACTTGAAAGCCGGCGACGTGGTGCACATCCCGCGCGGCGTGATGCATTACTTCGTCAACACGCACCGCGAGCCCTCGGTGGCCATGGCCGTTTATGCGCCCGCCTTCGATGGTAAGGATACGCACCCGGTCCAGGAGCCGTAG
- a CDS encoding CoA pyrophosphatase yields the protein MIAEKIIQVLQTRTPELIPGNGHKTAAVLIPIQERADGDHLVLTKRGDNLPTHKGQIAFPGGRVHAEDPDLFHTALRESHEEIGVVPEHVQVLGRLDEFTAGYGIVVTPVVGIIPSHYEFRLDHSETIAIASIPIRSLMEPASYVKDAHMSPGGHPSYHFYINNGWDVWGVTARILVQFLELAYDFKK from the coding sequence ATGATCGCTGAAAAAATTATTCAAGTCCTGCAAACGCGCACGCCGGAGCTGATTCCGGGCAACGGCCACAAAACGGCGGCGGTGCTGATTCCGATCCAAGAGCGCGCTGACGGCGATCATCTCGTGCTTACCAAACGTGGCGACAATCTGCCGACACACAAGGGCCAGATCGCTTTCCCAGGCGGGCGGGTCCATGCTGAAGACCCCGACTTATTTCATACCGCGTTGCGCGAGTCCCACGAAGAGATTGGCGTCGTTCCCGAGCATGTCCAGGTGCTCGGTCGGCTGGACGAGTTTACCGCTGGCTACGGCATCGTCGTCACGCCCGTGGTTGGCATCATTCCGTCGCACTACGAGTTTCGCCTCGATCATTCGGAGACCATCGCGATTGCCTCGATTCCGATTCGTTCGTTGATGGAGCCGGCGAGTTACGTCAAAGACGCGCATATGTCGCCGGGCGGCCATCCCAGCTATCATTTTTACATCAACAACGGCTGGGATGTCTGGGGCGTCACGGCGCGCATTCTCGTCCAGTTTCTGGAGCTCGCCTATGATTTCAAGAAATAG